A genome region from Hevea brasiliensis isolate MT/VB/25A 57/8 chromosome 7, ASM3005281v1, whole genome shotgun sequence includes the following:
- the LOC110659872 gene encoding serine carboxypeptidase-like 20 isoform X1, which yields MDKIFFLRILICMLLNFVSIQGAPENARVTSLPGFSGIFPSNHYSGYVNLPVTSNTSKNLFYYFVESERDAKRDPVVLWLNGGPGCSSFDGFIYEHGPFDFKAAKEPGKLPTLNLNPYSWSKVSSVIYLDSPAGVGFSYSDNTSFYQTGDKRTASDTHHFLIKWFKLFPEFLSNPFYISGESFAGVYVPTLADEIVKGIEARIKPVINLKGYLIGNAVTDKVFDGNALVPFAHGMGLISDDIYKVIEHFLYPNFYSGCKGNYYDPETDECSNLIDLVNNEIDGLNIYNILEPCYHTPTEHGNISIPKSFKQLGRSTRSLPVRKRIFGRAWPFRAPVIDGLVLSWPQIIGSMTTSIDSMTSLVPCVNDGVANEWLNNEDVRKAIHAASGAEIGNWELCSDKLSYWHDAGSMIKFHRNLTSQGYRVLVYSGDHDMCVPYTGSQAWTRSLGYEIVDKWRPWITSDEQVAGYVQAYDKNLTFLTVKGAGHTVPEYKPAEALEFYRRWLDGLAI from the exons ATGGATAAAATCTTCTTTCTCAGGATATTAATTTGCATGCTTCTGAATTTTGTATCAATTCAAGGAGCTCCTGAAAATGCTCGAGTTACATCTCTTCCTGGATTCAGTGGCATTTTCCCCTCCAATCACTACTCAGG GTATGTGAATTTGCCAGTAACTTCTAATACTTCAAAGAACCTTTTCTACTACTTCGTTGAATCAGAGAGAGATGCAAAAAGAGATCCTGTTGTCTTATGGCTTAATGGTGGACCTGGGTGCTCTAGCTTTGATGGGTTCATCTACGaacatg GACCATTTGACTTCAAAGCAGCAAAGGAACCAGGGAAATTGCCCACATTGAATCTCAATCCATATAGCTGGTCCAAG GTTTCTAGTGTAATTTATCTGGATTCTCCTGCTGGTGTTGGTTTTTCTTACTCAGACAACACCAGTTTTTATCAAACAGGAGACAAACGAACTGCTTCTGATACACACCATTTTCTTATCAAG TGGTTCAAGCTATTTCCAGAGTTTCTTTCAAATCCATTTTATATTTCTGGAGAGTCATTTGCTGGAGTTTATGTGCCAACTCTTGCTGATGAAATCGTGAAAG GAATTGAAGCTCGTATAAAGCCTGTCATCAATTTAAAG GGTTACCTGATAGGAAATGCAGTCACAGACAAAGTATTTGATGGCAATGCTCTTGTTCCGTTCGCACATGGAATGGGGCTTATCTCAGATGATATCTACAAGGTAATTGAACATTTCTTATACCCAAACTTTTATT CCGGTTGTAAAGGAAATTACTATGACCCTGAAACTGATGAATGCTCTAATTTAATTGACCTGGTTAACAAT GAAATTGATGggctaaatatttataatattcttGAGCCCTGCTACCACACACCAACTGAACATGGAAACATAAGCATTCCAAAAAGTTTCAAGCAGCTAGGGAGGAGTACAAGGTCTCTCCCTGTCAGGAAAAGGATCTTTGGTCGCGCCTGGCCTTTCAGGGCACCTGTAATCGATGGACTTGTTCTTTCATGGCCTCAAATTATCGGCAGCATGACAACCTCTATCGATAGCATGACATCCCTCGTACCATGCGTG AATGATGGAGTTGCAAATGAATGGTTGAACAATGAAGATGTGAGGAAAGCAATCCATGCAGCCTCG GGGGCTGAGATAGGCAATTGGGAGTTATGCTCTGATAAATTGTCCTACTGGCATGATGCTGGAAGCATGATTAAATTCCACAGAAATTTAACTTCTCAGGGTTATCGAGTACTTGTTTACAG TGGTGATCATGATATGTGTGTGCCATACACTGGATCTCAAGCATGGACTCGATCACTTGGATATGAGATTGTAGATAAGTGGAGGCCTTGGATAACTTCCGATGAACAAGTGGCTGG ATATGTACAAGCATATGACAAAAACCTCACCTTTCTTACTGTTAAG GGAGCTGGGCACACTGTCCCTGAGTACAAGCCAGCAGAGGCATTGGAATTCTATAGGCGATGGTTGGATGGATTGGCCATTTGA
- the LOC110659872 gene encoding serine carboxypeptidase-like 20 isoform X2, whose amino-acid sequence MDKIFFLRILICMLLNFVSIQGAPENARVTSLPGFSGIFPSNHYSGYVNLPVTSNTSKNLFYYFVESERDAKRDPVVLWLNGGPGCSSFDGFIYEHGPFDFKAAKEPGKLPTLNLNPYSWSKVSSVIYLDSPAGVGFSYSDNTSFYQTGDKRTASDTHHFLIKWFKLFPEFLSNPFYISGESFAGVYVPTLADEIVKGIEARIKPVINLKGYLIGNAVTDKVFDGNALVPFAHGMGLISDDIYKEVVAGCKGNYYDPETDECSNLIDLVNNEIDGLNIYNILEPCYHTPTEHGNISIPKSFKQLGRSTRSLPVRKRIFGRAWPFRAPVIDGLVLSWPQIIGSMTTSIDSMTSLVPCVNDGVANEWLNNEDVRKAIHAASGAEIGNWELCSDKLSYWHDAGSMIKFHRNLTSQGYRVLVYSGDHDMCVPYTGSQAWTRSLGYEIVDKWRPWITSDEQVAGYVQAYDKNLTFLTVKGAGHTVPEYKPAEALEFYRRWLDGLAI is encoded by the exons ATGGATAAAATCTTCTTTCTCAGGATATTAATTTGCATGCTTCTGAATTTTGTATCAATTCAAGGAGCTCCTGAAAATGCTCGAGTTACATCTCTTCCTGGATTCAGTGGCATTTTCCCCTCCAATCACTACTCAGG GTATGTGAATTTGCCAGTAACTTCTAATACTTCAAAGAACCTTTTCTACTACTTCGTTGAATCAGAGAGAGATGCAAAAAGAGATCCTGTTGTCTTATGGCTTAATGGTGGACCTGGGTGCTCTAGCTTTGATGGGTTCATCTACGaacatg GACCATTTGACTTCAAAGCAGCAAAGGAACCAGGGAAATTGCCCACATTGAATCTCAATCCATATAGCTGGTCCAAG GTTTCTAGTGTAATTTATCTGGATTCTCCTGCTGGTGTTGGTTTTTCTTACTCAGACAACACCAGTTTTTATCAAACAGGAGACAAACGAACTGCTTCTGATACACACCATTTTCTTATCAAG TGGTTCAAGCTATTTCCAGAGTTTCTTTCAAATCCATTTTATATTTCTGGAGAGTCATTTGCTGGAGTTTATGTGCCAACTCTTGCTGATGAAATCGTGAAAG GAATTGAAGCTCGTATAAAGCCTGTCATCAATTTAAAG GGTTACCTGATAGGAAATGCAGTCACAGACAAAGTATTTGATGGCAATGCTCTTGTTCCGTTCGCACATGGAATGGGGCTTATCTCAGATGATATCTACAAG GAAGTTGTAGCCGGTTGTAAAGGAAATTACTATGACCCTGAAACTGATGAATGCTCTAATTTAATTGACCTGGTTAACAAT GAAATTGATGggctaaatatttataatattcttGAGCCCTGCTACCACACACCAACTGAACATGGAAACATAAGCATTCCAAAAAGTTTCAAGCAGCTAGGGAGGAGTACAAGGTCTCTCCCTGTCAGGAAAAGGATCTTTGGTCGCGCCTGGCCTTTCAGGGCACCTGTAATCGATGGACTTGTTCTTTCATGGCCTCAAATTATCGGCAGCATGACAACCTCTATCGATAGCATGACATCCCTCGTACCATGCGTG AATGATGGAGTTGCAAATGAATGGTTGAACAATGAAGATGTGAGGAAAGCAATCCATGCAGCCTCG GGGGCTGAGATAGGCAATTGGGAGTTATGCTCTGATAAATTGTCCTACTGGCATGATGCTGGAAGCATGATTAAATTCCACAGAAATTTAACTTCTCAGGGTTATCGAGTACTTGTTTACAG TGGTGATCATGATATGTGTGTGCCATACACTGGATCTCAAGCATGGACTCGATCACTTGGATATGAGATTGTAGATAAGTGGAGGCCTTGGATAACTTCCGATGAACAAGTGGCTGG ATATGTACAAGCATATGACAAAAACCTCACCTTTCTTACTGTTAAG GGAGCTGGGCACACTGTCCCTGAGTACAAGCCAGCAGAGGCATTGGAATTCTATAGGCGATGGTTGGATGGATTGGCCATTTGA